The following coding sequences are from one Ornithodoros turicata isolate Travis chromosome 1, ASM3712646v1, whole genome shotgun sequence window:
- the LOC135375502 gene encoding uncharacterized protein LOC135375502 isoform X1: MGGSRCCVDSCDNYSVKNSAAVFHLFPSNIDLRQRWIEVLRAVNKRSGWTPSKSTVICSDHFSDDSYITNSSNSARQSLGLGRKGCRLRPEAVPSRFRKRAADETWGSCTSAKECRLADFDLETLLPGSSIKVTSSTQTYPNCSNRGCQAMPDSRTRGTLTFPDLRNRGTQAFIESRSKGCQVFTRETQAAKDRSVGCQADIKPNVHRSTQTDFKDIPTSPQKKAGRHSSGNPSHGPPVSSEQHDTTRSSSADDGRETAPCPGTQCAIISSSAEETSPSTARESIAEEPNYVVSDTQLLEALQYCRDCGTTDCRVQLSTEGHLVRAVITCKRSHARTWHSQRFQCDK, translated from the exons ATGGGAGGCAGTAGATGCTGCGTCGACAGCTGCGACAACTACTCCGTAAAGAACAGTGCGGCAGTGTTCCACTTGTTTCCGTCCAATATTGATCTTCGACAACGGTGGATAGAGGTCTTGCGTGCGGTCAACAAACGTTCGGGATGGACCCCCTCCAAGAGCACAGTGATTTGTTCTGACCATTTTTCGGACGATTCCTACATAACGAATTCGAGTAACTCAGCCCGACAAAGCCTCGGACTCGGTAGAAAAGGGTGCAGGCTACGTCCCGAAGCAGTGCCTTCCCGTTTCAGGAAGCGTGCAGCTGATGAGACTTGGGGAAGCTGTACGTCGGCAAAGGAATGTCGCCTGGCG GATTTCGACCTGGAAACCCTGCTCCCTGGTTCCTCAATCAAAGTAACGTCATCCACCCAAACATATCCTAACTGTTCAAATCGTGGCTGCCAGGCAATGCCAGACTCCAGGACCAGGGGCACCCTGACCTTCCCTGACCTGCGCAACAGGGGCACGCAAGCGTTTATAGAAAGCAGGAGCAAGGGCTGCCAGGTCTTCACACGAGAGACGCAAGCCGCAAAAGACCGCAGTGTGGGATGTCAAGCAGATATAAAGCCCAATGTTCACAGGTCCACTCAGACAGACTTCAAAGACATTCCCACAA GCCCTCAAAAGAAAGCAGGCAGGCATTCATCCGGCAACCCATCACATGGACCACCCGTGTCATCTGAGCAGCACGACACGACCAGAAGTAGCAGTGCAGACGACGGACGAGAGACTGCACCGTGCCCGGGAACTCAGTGTGCAATAATCAGCTC GTCTGCCGAAGAAACATCGCCGTCGACGGCCCGTGAGAGCATTGCAGAGGAGCCGAACTATGTGGTTTCCGACACTCAACTCTTAGAGGCGCTGCAGTATTGCAGAGATTGTGGCACTACCGACTGTCGGGTTCAGCTTTCGACTGAGGGTCACCTTGTACGTGCTGTTATCACATGTAAAAG GTCACATGCAAGGACATGGCACAGCCAACGCTTCCAGTGCGATAAATGA
- the LOC135378953 gene encoding uncharacterized protein LOC135378953, producing MRRMDGDTGSFPLKKRKTGTIYCCVVNCHNSVENTRGSCPSVTFHSFPGKWYETARREAWISAVRRENPDGSSWQPTKRSKICSAHFVNNRVSNVEGDPSYVPMIFPCVYSRNVPGAERHKRHFGRQSKARHGAVQMSSEKMEQPGPSAISEPPLHEIPDGELDVLGNVALDASKLPTHQDVGTETDGSMHVGQLKILLSATDGVNAACQVNHAEQVEKFDASTCASRCADSSSPSHADISQAAETYSVWSAPFGAGARPPLIIRYASLPARFSLACQAEVHPKRHKKLQARIRGVAVGTQTLPGVSHRAVQVCPVDMQKLPGDDPT from the exons ATGCGAAGGATGGACGGCGACACAGGAAGCTTCCCgctgaaaaaacgaaaaaccgGTACTATTTATTGTTGTGTAGTTAACTGCCACAACAGCGTGGAGAACACGAGGGGTAGCTGTCCTTCCGTAACGTTCCACTCCTTCCCTGGAAAATGGTACGAAACGGCACGGAGGGAAGCCTGGATTTCAGCTGTTCGTCGGGAAAA CCCCGACGGTTCTTCTTGGCAGCCGACGAAGAGGTCAAAAATCTGCAGTGCGCACTTTGTCAACAATCGTGTGAGTAACGTCGAAGGCGATCCTTCGTACGTGCCTATGATCTTCCCCTGTGTCTACAGCAGGAATGTGCCCGGCGCCGAAAGACACAAGAG GCACTTCGGACGCCAAAGCAAAGCCCGACACGGCGCTGTGCAAATGAGCAGCGAAAAAATGGAGCAGCCGGGACCATCTGCAATATCAGAACCTCCGCTGCATGAGATACCTGATGGGGAACTGGACGTGCTTGGAAATGTTGCCCTAGATGCCTCAAAGCTGCCAACGCACCAAGATGTG GGAACCGAGACTGATGGCTCAATGCATGTCGGCCAGTTGAAGATCCTGCTGAGTGCCACTGATGGTGTGAATGCTGCGTGTCAAGTGAACCACGCGGAGCAGGTTGAAAAG TTTGACGCGTCTACATGCGCGAGCAGATGTGCAGATTCGTCGTCGCCATCCCATGCTGACATCTCGCAGGCAGCAGAGACGTACAGTGTGTGGAGTGCCCCCTTTGGTGCTGGAGCAAGGCCACCTTTAATCATCCG ATATGCTTCACTCCCTGCTCGGTTCAGTTTGGCTTGCCAAGCAGAAGTTCACCCAAAGAGGCACAAAAAACTTCAGGCCAGAATAAGAGGAGTGGCTGTGG GTACGCAAACTCTGCCTGGCGTGAGCCACCGTGCTGTTCAGGTTTGTCCCGTTGACATGCAAAAACTGCCGGGCGACGACCCCACGTGA
- the LOC135375502 gene encoding uncharacterized protein LOC135375502 isoform X2, with amino-acid sequence MPTVCGVPGCKLQHSKGDDVRYHSVPKKYKEEWLRAINWPPGEAVPRNLRVCSRHFAEDAYGRNLLMLKAACGTSKHARLKPGALPTLALRSVSVTTHESVDDFDLETLLPGSSIKVTSSTQTYPNCSNRGCQAMPDSRTRGTLTFPDLRNRGTQAFIESRSKGCQVFTRETQAAKDRSVGCQADIKPNVHRSTQTDFKDIPTSPQKKAGRHSSGNPSHGPPVSSEQHDTTRSSSADDGRETAPCPGTQCAIISSSAEETSPSTARESIAEEPNYVVSDTQLLEALQYCRDCGTTDCRVQLSTEGHLVRAVITCKRSHARTWHSQRFQCDK; translated from the exons ATGCCAACGGTGTgtggtgtgcccggctgcaaACTACAGCATAGCAAAGGTGACGATGTGAGGTACCACTCCGTGCCTAAAAAGTACAAAGAAGAGTGGCTGAGAGCCATAAACTGGCCTCCGGGAGAAGCAGTGCCCAGGAACCTTCGCGTATGTTCGCGTCATTTCGCCGAGGATGCCTATGGACGTAACCTCTTGATGTTGAAAGCTGCGTGCGGAACGTCGAAACATGCAAGACTGAAACCAGGTGCTTTGCCGACGCTGGCTCTCAGGAGCGTTTCAGTGACGACCCACGAGAGCGTGGAC GATTTCGACCTGGAAACCCTGCTCCCTGGTTCCTCAATCAAAGTAACGTCATCCACCCAAACATATCCTAACTGTTCAAATCGTGGCTGCCAGGCAATGCCAGACTCCAGGACCAGGGGCACCCTGACCTTCCCTGACCTGCGCAACAGGGGCACGCAAGCGTTTATAGAAAGCAGGAGCAAGGGCTGCCAGGTCTTCACACGAGAGACGCAAGCCGCAAAAGACCGCAGTGTGGGATGTCAAGCAGATATAAAGCCCAATGTTCACAGGTCCACTCAGACAGACTTCAAAGACATTCCCACAA GCCCTCAAAAGAAAGCAGGCAGGCATTCATCCGGCAACCCATCACATGGACCACCCGTGTCATCTGAGCAGCACGACACGACCAGAAGTAGCAGTGCAGACGACGGACGAGAGACTGCACCGTGCCCGGGAACTCAGTGTGCAATAATCAGCTC GTCTGCCGAAGAAACATCGCCGTCGACGGCCCGTGAGAGCATTGCAGAGGAGCCGAACTATGTGGTTTCCGACACTCAACTCTTAGAGGCGCTGCAGTATTGCAGAGATTGTGGCACTACCGACTGTCGGGTTCAGCTTTCGACTGAGGGTCACCTTGTACGTGCTGTTATCACATGTAAAAG GTCACATGCAAGGACATGGCACAGCCAACGCTTCCAGTGCGATAAATGA
- the LOC135378954 gene encoding zinc finger protein 883-like, whose product MEVSPELSCQLSRVKSETLHAACLPEQGQIEQQHCSVSALGGATPGACHIKEEPPEDCSDEHPIVEVKTEPYDTAILEGRDHLEHSDDSASEDATASTGYNSSNAQCNTSTAELQTLFTNTVPLTEPNPGDVSPDQRETQEASESLSRTSDHQKYGTNRCTVCFTPCIDVAHFDAHLKTHSANTFTCNMNSAPIHQASHGVNMNTKHHTVEGLYKCGVCTHECVSQASLKYHLLEHACKESVQRHIEAKHQMGYFGSHFNPSTFPWSESGENQRENRDEELHECNFCPATFSCSTSLRHHRQLHAGVQKPYRCDLCAAEFSQGSILRRHRRTHSGEKPYKCALCPAEFSQSGSLPRHMKLHTGVKPHKCQLCPAEFTRLHLLKEHVRTHTEEKPYKCVLCPAGFRHSSSLQHHRKRHTGAKPYKCDVCPAGFGQSTDLRRHQQIHTGEKPHKCDVCPAEFSQSTNLQRHKRTHTDEKPYQCDLCPAAYRDSTNLRRHRQKHTGEKQHKCDLCPAAFIQSTHLRRHQLIHMGEKPHRPDLCPAEFSYAARVGGITS is encoded by the exons GGGCGACACCTGGTGCGTGCCACATAAAAGAAGAACCTCCAGAGGACTGTTCAGATGAACATCCGATCGTGGAAGTGAAAACTGAGCCTTACGACACTGCGATATTGGAGGGGCGGGATCATCTGGAACACAGTGATGACTCAGCATCCgaag ATGCAACAGCAAGCACTGGCTACAACTCTTCGAATGCACAGTGCAACACCAGCACTGCTGAACTTCAAACTCTATTCACGAACACTGTTCCACTCACCGAGCCGAATCCCGGAGATGTTTCTCCAGACCAGAGAGAGACTCAAGAGGCAAGCGAGTCATTGTCCCGGACCTCTGACCACCAGAAATATGGGACGAACAGGTGCACGGTCTGTTTCACTCCGTGCattgacgttgcccacttcgaCGCTCACCTCAAAACTCACAGTGCAAACACATTTACGTGCAACATGAATTCTGCGCCAATTCATCAAGCATCACACGGAGTGAACATGAACACAAAGCACCACACGGTCGAAGGGTTGTACAAATGTGGGGTGTGTACACATGAATGTGTGTCGCAGGCCAGCCTGAAATACCACTTGCTGGAGCATGCCTGCAAGGAGTCTGTGCAGCGTCACATTGAGGCCAAGCATCAGATGGGATACTTTGGGAGTCACTTCAATCCATCTACATTCCCCTGGTCTGAGAGTGGCGAGAACCAGAGAGAGAACCGAGACGAAGAGCTGCACGAGTGCAACTTCTGTCCTGCGACGTTCAGCTGCAGCACGAGCCTGCGGCACCACAGGCAGCTGCACGCGGGGGTCCAGAAGCCATACAGGTGCGACCTCTGTGCCGCAGAGTTCAGTCAGGGCTCGATCCTGCGGCGTCACAGGCGAACGCATTCGGGCGAAAAGCCCTACAAGTGCGCCCTCTGCcccgcagagttcagccagagtggGAGCCTGCCGCGCCACATGAAGTTGCACACTGGCgtgaagccacacaagtgccagCTCTGCCCCGCCGAGTTCACCCGCCTGCACCTCCTGAAGGAGCACGTGCGGACCCACACGGaggagaagccgtacaagtgcgtcCTCTGTCCCGCAGGGTTCAGGCACAGCTCGAGCCTGCAGCACCACCGGAAGAGGCACACGGGCGCAAAGCCctacaagtgcgacgtctgtCCCGCAGGGTTCGGCCAGAGCACAGACCTGCGGCGCCACCAGCAgatacacacgggcgagaagccgcacaagtgcgacgtctgccctgcagagttcagccagagcacgaacctgcagcgtcacaagcgaacacacacggACGAGAAGCCGTAccagtgcgacctctgtcctgcgGCGTACAGAGACAGCACGAACTTGCGTCGTCACAGGCAGaagcacacgggcgagaagcagCACAAGTGTGACCTCTGTCCCGCAGCGTTCATCCAGAGTACGCACCTGCGTCGCCACCAGCTGATACACATGGGCGAAAAGCCGCACAGGCCCGACCTGTGTCCCGCGGAGTTCAGCTACGCAGCGAGGGTTGGCGGCATCACAAGTTGA